Proteins encoded within one genomic window of Anopheles gambiae chromosome 3, idAnoGambNW_F1_1, whole genome shotgun sequence:
- the LOC1279078 gene encoding putative fatty acyl-CoA reductase CG5065 — MMFKASPESMDLFGKDVPDENNNVAADELTDSLVPFYDGKNVLVTGGTGFLGKVLIEKLLRSCVGISTVYMLLRPKRGMTSEQRYREFVRHPVFERIRSKTPQLLAKLVCVGGDISLPLLGLSDQDRHTLVERVQVVFHVAATVRFNEALIEAAILNTIGTKQLLELCIGMRQLQSVVHVSTAYSNACRREVDEVVYPPPMDPDRFIQCVQLLPGEVIGAIAGQLQGAHPNTYTLTKAITEQLVAQYADRLPLCIVRPSIVTGAMAEPYPGWIDNVHGITGIMMEIGRGTISSIMCDERCTMDVIPVDVVCNTLIAAAWENANTTTTPVRVYNCTSGQVNGIKWHEYGRITQRCAVRNPTKHVLLYPGFQFRTNRLVHKLVELVLHFLPAYLFDALVRARGGQPIMTRLARRFQRAADTGEFFAMHEWIFRNGNLRRLGDRVRRDRAALSFRCDVAGLDWETYIEAYMLGIRRFVLLDEMDSLEQARAKLRRLLWFKRTVQLAGLLLLYYMCVLVFYSAVV, encoded by the exons ATGATGTTTAAAGCCTCGCCCGAGTCGATGGACCTGTTCGGCAAGGACGTCCCGGACGAGAACAATAACGTTGCGGCAGATGAGCTTACCGACTCGCTCGTCCCGTTCTACGACGGCAAGAACGTGCTGGTGACCGGCGGGACTGGCTTCCTGGGCAAGGTGTTGATCGAGAAGCTTCTGCGTTCGTGCGTGGGCATCAGCACCGTCTACATGCTGCTTCGTCCAAAGCGGGGCATGACCAGCGAACAGCGCTACCGGGAGTTTGTGCGACACCCGGTGTTTGAGCGGATTCGGTCGAAAACGCCGCAGTTGCTGGCAAAGCTGGTGTGCGTCGGGGGTGATATTTCGCTCCCACTGCTTGGCCTGTCGGACCAGGACCGCCACACGCTGGTCGAGCGTGTACAGGTTGTGTTCCACGTGGCGGCTACCGTACGCTTCAACGAGGCGCTCATCGAGGCGGCCATCCTGAACACGATCGGCACCAagcagctgctcgagctgTGCATCGGGATGCGCCAGCTGCAA AGCGTGGTGCACGTGTCGACGGCGTACAGCAACGCGTGCCGGCGGGAGGTGGACGAGGTTGTGTATCCGCCCCCGATGGACCCAGACCGCTTCATCCAGTGCGTGCAGTTGCTGCCGGGTGAGGTGATCGGTGCAATCGCAGGCCAGCTGCAAGGCGCCCACCCGAACACCTACACCCTGACGAAAGCGATCACGGAGCAGCTGGTGGCACAGTATGCAGACCGACTGCCGCTCTGTATCGTGCGCCCCTCGATCGTAACCGGCGCGATGGCGGAACCGTACCCGGGTTGGATCGACAACGTGCACGGCATCACCGGCATCATGATGGAGATTGGGCGCGgaaccatcagcagcatcatgtGCGACGAACGCTGCACAATGGACGTCATCCCTGTGGACGTCGTCTGCAACACGTTGATTGCTGCGGCGTGGGAAAACGCCAACACTAC CACGACACCGGTACGCGTGTACAACTGCACGTCTGGGCAGGTAAACGGCATCAAGTGGCACGAGTACGGCCGGATCACGCAACGATGCGCGGTGCGTAACCCGACCAAGCACGTTCTGCTATATCCGGGCTTCCAATTCCGCACGAACCGGCTGGTGCACAAGCTGGTTGAGTTGGTGCTGCACTTCCTACCCGCCTACCTGTTCGATGCGCTGGTACGGGCTCGCGGCGGCCAGCCGATCATGACCCGGCTCGCGCGGCGCTTCCAGCGAGCCGCCGACACTGGCGAGTTCTTCGCCATGCACGAGTGGATATTCCGGAACGGGAATCTGCGCCGGCTTGGCGATCGGGTGCGGCGGGACCGGGCCGCTCTGTCGTTCCGATGCGATGTGGCCGGGCTTGACTGGGAGACGTATATCGAAGCGTACATGCTTGGCATCCGGCGGTTCGTGCTGTTGGATGAGATGGACAGTCTGGAGCAGGCGCGAGCCAAGCTGCGCCGGCTGCTGTGGTTCAAGCGGACGGTACAGCTGGCCGGGCTACTCCTGCTGTACTATATGTGTGTACTTGTCTTTTACTCGGCAGTGGTCTAG